The Amaranthus tricolor cultivar Red isolate AtriRed21 chromosome 6, ASM2621246v1, whole genome shotgun sequence genome has a segment encoding these proteins:
- the LOC130816101 gene encoding non-specific lipid transfer protein GPI-anchored 11-like isoform X2 encodes MVMKAFTLLMVVIAAALMVESKTAPPPADCTTVVLSMSDCLSYVTNGSTTEKPEGNCCSGLKSVLKTNAGCLCEAFKSSSQFGIVLNNTKALALPAACGVHASPAAKCGLSIPPAAAPSPVSPAGAVIAGAPGTGSSEFSPALAPSGKTGSSSTIAISMQLIIVALGAAFYYNF; translated from the exons atggtGATGAAGGCGTTTACGCTGTTAATGGTGGTTATTGCTGCGGCGTTAATGGTGGAATCGAAGACTGCACCACCACCGGCAGACTGTACGACGGTGGTGTTGAGCATGTCAGACTGTTTGTCATACGTTACAAATGGTAGTACAACTGAGAAACCTGAGGGAAATTGTTGCTCTGGGTTAAAGTCTGTTCTTAAGACTAATGCTGGATGTCTTTGTGAAGCATTTAAGAGTAGCAGTCAATTTGGTATCGTTTTGAACAATACTAAAGCTCTTGCTCTCCCTGCTGCTTGCGGTGTTCATGCTTCTCCTGCTGCCAAATGTGGAT TGTCCATTCCTCCAGCGGCTGCTCCTTCTCCAG TTTCTCCAGCGGGTGCAGTAATAGCAGGCGCTCCTGGAACTGGAAGCAGCGAATTCTCACCTGCATTGGCTCCTTCTGGGAAAACCGGGTCATCTTCTACCATTGCCATCTCAATGCAGTTAATTATTGTGGCTTTAGGTGCTGcattttactataatttttGA
- the LOC130816101 gene encoding non-specific lipid transfer protein GPI-anchored 11-like isoform X1 has protein sequence MVMKAFTLLMVVIAAALMVESKTAPPPADCTTVVLSMSDCLSYVTNGSTTEKPEGNCCSGLKSVLKTNAGCLCEAFKSSSQFGIVLNNTKALALPAACGVHASPAAKCGLSIPPAAAPSPAAGGISVSPAGAVIAGAPGTGSSEFSPALAPSGKTGSSSTIAISMQLIIVALGAAFYYNF, from the exons atggtGATGAAGGCGTTTACGCTGTTAATGGTGGTTATTGCTGCGGCGTTAATGGTGGAATCGAAGACTGCACCACCACCGGCAGACTGTACGACGGTGGTGTTGAGCATGTCAGACTGTTTGTCATACGTTACAAATGGTAGTACAACTGAGAAACCTGAGGGAAATTGTTGCTCTGGGTTAAAGTCTGTTCTTAAGACTAATGCTGGATGTCTTTGTGAAGCATTTAAGAGTAGCAGTCAATTTGGTATCGTTTTGAACAATACTAAAGCTCTTGCTCTCCCTGCTGCTTGCGGTGTTCATGCTTCTCCTGCTGCCAAATGTGGAT TGTCCATTCCTCCAGCGGCTGCTCCTTCTCCAG CTGCCGGTGGCATTTCAGTTTCTCCAGCGGGTGCAGTAATAGCAGGCGCTCCTGGAACTGGAAGCAGCGAATTCTCACCTGCATTGGCTCCTTCTGGGAAAACCGGGTCATCTTCTACCATTGCCATCTCAATGCAGTTAATTATTGTGGCTTTAGGTGCTGcattttactataatttttGA
- the LOC130816103 gene encoding CBL-interacting protein kinase 2-like, whose amino-acid sequence MENNNESGVVMQRYEIERLLGQGKYAKVYYARDIETSQIVAIKVINKEKVLSNRFKDPIMREISVMRMLKHPNIIELYGVMANKTKIYFVMEYAEGGELYTKAITRRVGLNENVIRKYFRQLISAVEFCHSRGVYHRDLKFENLLLDENDNLKVSDFGLSALDNSKRQDGLLHTICGTYPYIAPEVMSTKGYDGAKADIWSCGVVLFGLLAGYLPFEDSSVNEMYRKIGNAKYNYPSSISRNVRHLLEEMLNPNPDKRITIAQIKEHIWYTKRPSPKPVESYGDPGASTSSAVNEEIRPDDIKLPGLNAFDITLSSSLDLSGLFVDSDFKKETRFFSRISASIIIAKLTETAKTLKFKIRRMEKGLFKLEGATKGRKGTLTIDAQIFEVAPEFHLVEMSKADGNTLEYHKLLTEDVRPALKDIVWAWQGEQQQQQQQGEQQSALSMRNKQLQRSCSCFRRRAPVNT is encoded by the coding sequence ATGGAGAATAATAATGAATCGGGTGTGGTGATGCAACGATACGAAATCGAGAGATTACTAGGCCAAGGTAAGTATGCAAAGGTCTATTATGCAAGGGATATTGAAACAAGTCAGATTGTGGCCATCAAAGTGATAAACAAAGAAAAGGTTTTAAGCAATAGGTTTAAGGATCCTATTATGAGAGAAATATCCGTGATGCGTATGCTAAAACATCCGAATATTATAGAGCTTTATGGAGTAATGGCCAACAAAACTAAGATATACTTCGTAATGGAATATGCTGAAGGGGGCGAACTTTATACAAAGGCTATTACACGACGGGTAGGACTCAATGAGAATGTTATTCGAAAGTATTTCAGGCAGTTGATTAGTGCTGTTGAATTTTGTCATAGTCGGGGAGTTTATCATCGcgatttgaaatttgaaaacttGTTGCTAGACGAGAATGACAATTTGAAGGTTTCGGATTTTGGGTTGAGTGCTTTAGATAATTCGAAACGACAAGATGGTTTGCTTCATACAATTTGTGGCACCTATCCATATATTGCTCCTGAAGTTATGAGCACTAAAGGCTATGATGGGGCTAAAGCCGATATTTGGTCATGTGGGGTGGTTTTATTCGGTCTCTTGGCTGGTTATCTCCCATTTGAAGATTCAAGTGTGAATGAGATGTATCGAAAGATTGGTAACGCAAAATATAATTACCCTAGCTCAATTTCTAGAAATGTACGCCACCTACTAGAAGAGATGTTGAATCCGAACCCTGATAAAAGAATCACAATTGCTCAAATTAAGGAGCATATTTGGTATACGAAGAGACCGTCTCCTAAACCTGTGGAGTCTTACGGTGATCCAGGTGCGTCTACAAGTAGCGCTGTCAATGAAGAAATCAGGCCAGACGATATCAAACTTCCCGGCTTGAATGCATTTGATATAACCCTTTCATCTAGTTTGGATTTATCTGGCTTATTTGTAGACTCGGATTTTAAGAAAGAAACAAGATTTTTTTCTCGCATATCTGCTTCTATCATAATCGCTAAGCTTACCGAAACTGCCAAAACTTTAAAGTTCAAAATAAGGCGGATGGAGAAAGGGTTATTCAAGCTTGAAGGCGCTACCAAAGGAAGGAAAGGTACCTTGACTATTGATGCACAGATATTTGAAGTCGCCCCTGAATTTCATTTGGTTGAGATGAGCAAAGCTGACGGCAATACTCTAGAATACCATAAACTGCTTACGGAAGATGTAAGGCCTGCTCTAAAAGATATCGTTTGGGCGTGGCAAGGTGAgcagcagcaacaacaacaacaaggaGAACAGCAGTCTGCATTATCTATGCGAAATAAGCAGCTGCAGCGATCTTGTTCATGTTTTCGTAGGAGAGCGCCTGTTAACACTTAA